ATGTGCAGTCTATATCCAACACTACGAACCGTTTCAATTGCTCCTTCAATAAGTAACGTTTGTAACTTTTTACGCGCGCGTGTCGTATTTACACTTAATGTATTATCATCAACATACGATTCACTATCCCATAACTTATTTAATAATACTTCCCTACTGACAACACGCGGATAATTTTTCATTAACATCTCTAATAAAATAGCTTCATTTCTCGTTACATCAATTTCTTGATTCCGTAACTTTAATACAAGTCTTTCCGGATATAAACAAAGGCCTTTTTGTTCAATCATCCGTTCTTCTAGTTTCGGTGAATAGTCTCCATAAGCGCGTCTCAATTGACTACGAATTTTAGCCATTACAACTTCATAGTGGAATGGTTTCGGAATAAAATCATCACCACCATTTTCTAATGCCATAACTTGATCCATCGTACCTTCACGTGCAGAAATAAATAATATTGGGCACGTAGAGACAGCTCGAATTTGACGACACCAATAATACCCATCAAAACTTGGCAAATTAATATCTAATAAAACTAATTCCGGCTTTTCTTGTATGAAAGTATCTAACACATTTTGAAAATCAGATACAATAATCCCTTGGTAACCATATTTCGCAACATATGCTGATAACAGCTCTGCAATTTTCACGTCATCTTCTACAATCATAATTTTAACCATTGTATAACCCCTTTCACACAACATTCATAAATGAATAACTATGCAATACATATACTACCACATTTCACTTTAAATATATTACAATTTCCTTCTTAAAATAAATAGTCTTTTCTCCTATATGACAGGTGTCATTTTCATAAAGTGACACCTGTGTATACAAAATCATTTCCTCCATCGATACAATTATTACAATAATCATAAAGGAGGTTTATAATGCTAACATTTAACGAAAGGATTCGTTTACTTGATGTTTTAAGGGGATTTGCTATATTAGGAACGCTTGGCACAAACATTTGGATTTTTGCGCATTTAGGGGATGCTTCATATATTTTCACTTTTAACAACGCCAATTGGTGGTCATCATTTGATGATTTTGTTCGGATATTCATTTTATTTTTAGTTAATGGGAAACTTCTTGGGTTATTAACGATTATGTTTGGAGTAGGACTTGAATTAAAATATCAACAATCTTTACGAAAAAGAAACACTTGGCCAGGGATGTATTTGTGGACATCTTTTATATTAGTAGTAGAAGGTTTTGTTCATTTCGCTCTCGTAATGGAATATGATATTTTAATGAGTTATGGAATTACAGCCATCATTGTGTCATTTATTATAAAACATGGTAATACAGCTATTCATCGAACAATGAAAATAATTGGTTTTATTCATGCTTTTGCAATGCTATCAATTCTTGTAATATTCATGTATTTCCATCTTATAGGAAATAATATTTCACTAGGAAACATGCAAGAAGTTACAGCTCTTTATAGTAACGGAACGTGGTTTGAACAAATCCAGTATCGACTTACAAACTTTATTGCAAATCGAATGGAAGCAATTATTATTATTCCTATGAATATTTTTTTGTTTTTATTAGGCATACGCCTTACACGAATAGGCGCCTTCTCACCAAGTGAAACCGGAAAACAAATCCGAACAAAAATGCTTAAGAACGGTATTATGATTGGAATTCCTCTTAATTTATTAGTCTTTATTCCAGGTGGGATTTTTGATTTACCAGTTCGTTATTTATTCGCCCCTTTCCTTTCCGTTTTATACATCGCTTTAATTGCTAAATTAATGGAAAATTTCGTAGATTTTTGGTTATGGAATCACATTGAAAAGGTAGGAAAAATGTCTCTTAGTTGTTATGTCTTACAAAACATTGTTACTTCCATTCTATTTTATGGCTGGGGTTTCGGACTTGGAGGAAATACGGACTCTATATCTATTGTTTTCGTTTGGATTTGTATCTGTATATTTGAAGTTTATTTCGCAACATTTTGGCTCAAGAAATTTAAACTCGGCCCGATGGAATCTGCGCGAAAGTATACCTCTAATTTAATTAATAAAACATAAATCTGAATTTCTCAATGCATTGGTGATATTCTCTTTATAAAACCTGAGGATTTCACCTTTCCTATTCTATCTTAATTTATACCTAGGGGATATGAACATGTTAAAAAAGCTTTATCCTCATGATCAAATTGAAAAGTATTTGCTTTTAGATGTCATTTTTCTTGTTTTTTTGTTTTATAATATGTTACGAGCTGAAACATCTATTTCACTTTATTGGAAACTATTCTTTTTAACCCTCATTCTAATTTCTTTTTATCTCAAATTATGGTTTAAAGATTGGCGCCTTCTCACTTCTAGCTTATTCAGTTGCGCTTTATTTACAATCCTTGCAATTTCGATAGACATATGGTTACTTTCTTATGGATTTATTATAGGGAATTTATTAGGACGGGCACACTCTAAAATCTATATAGCTATTGGAACTATAGGTATTATCATTATGTTTCTTCTGGTTAGCTATCAAATTTACGGACACTCTTTCACTATATTAAAAACCTCTTTTTTACCTATAATTATTTTACAAATTACACAACCGCTCATTATTCATATTCGTGAAAAATCAAAGCTTTTACAAAAAGCATTAAACACCGCAAACTCCCAAATTGAAAGATACATTCAAGAAGAAGAGCGTAACCGTATTGCAAGAGATCTTCATGATACATTAGGTCAAACATTAACAATGATTAAACTGAAAAGTGAACTTTCCATAAGGCTAATAGAAAAAGATACCCCCCAGGCAAAACGAGAGTTAAACGACATTTTAGATACTTCACGCTACGCCTTAAAACAAGTACGTGAACTTGTCACAGATATGAAGTATATTTCATTAAAAGATGAATTGGAACATATTAACCAACTTTTATATACTTCTAGTATTCAATTAGTCATTAAAGGTAACGCAGATCATTTAACTCTTTCAAATATTGCAGAAACGATGGTTGCTCTTTCTATAAGAGAAGCGATTACAAATGTTTTAAGACATAGCAAGGCGACAAGATGTACTATCAATATAAAAAAAGATGCTGACTTCTATACGCTCACCATAAATGATGATGGAATTGGATTTCAACAACATTCATATGGATTTGGCATTCAATCTATTACAGAACGAATGAAAATACTTCAAGGAACCGTACAAATACATACACAAAAAAATAACGGAACAACTATTACCTTGAAATTCCCTATTCCATTAGAACAGACGAAATGACTTAGACGACTCGTTCTTTATACATGTCAAAAAACGAAAGGGAAGGCGGAAAAATATGATAAAAGTTTTAATTGCAGAAGACCAAAAAATGCTCCGTGGGGCACTAGTCTCGCTACTAAAATTAGAAAAAGATATGAAAATAGTTGCGGATGTTTCTAACGGGAAAGATGCATGGGATATTATTATAAAAGAAAAACCAGACGTCTGCCTACTTGATATCGAAATCCCTGACATGACAGGACTTGAAATCGCTAAAAAATTAAGGCATCTAAACCACCCTTGCAAAATCATAATCGTTACAACATTTGCTCGCCCTGGTTATTTACAAAAAGCAATAGATATCAAGGTAGATGCTTATTTATTGAAAGACGAGCCGATTGATATCCTAATTCATGCAATCCGCAAAGTGATGACCGGCGAACATATCATTAGCACAAGCTTAGCTTCTACATTATTTTCAACAGAAAACAACCCTTTAACCGAACGAGAAAGAGAAATACTCCGAATGGTTAATGATGGGAATAGTACAAAAAAAATCGGTCAGAGCTTATTTTTAACAAACGGTACCGTAAGAAATTATTTATCATCTGCTATACAGAAACTAGAGGCTGATTCAAGGTTTCAAGCAATACAAATTGCAATAAAAAAAGGATGGTTATAATTAACAAGGAGATGCTAAAGCATCTCCTTCCTCATCAAATTCATTTATTAATATATGCACACAGCGAAAAACCTAACTGGCTCACATATTCTATCCCTAATTCCATTCGTGCTGTTTTAAGCGGATCTACCACTTGACAAACTCGTAAATTTCCAGCTGCGGATAATAAAAGGGTTGCATCCGCTTTAGAAAGCTTTAATTCCTCATTCAAAAATGAAACCATATTGCTTACTGCACGGTTCGCCGCGTCATCTAATAGTTCTTCTGAAGCAATCGTTATAATACGTTCTTTTTGAATTGCCATTGGTAGTGGCCATTGTTTTTCTTTTATAACGTTCACTGTCACAGTTACTTCTCCAGCAACTTCGACGCCACTTACCCCAATTTCACCATCTCCCATAGCGGCGTGTAAATCCCCTAATGCAAGTAATGCCCCAGGAACATTTACTGGTAATAAGAGAGTGGTCCCTTCTTTCATTTCTTTACAATCCATATTTCCTCCATGATCGTGCGGAGTGCCGCATGAAATACTACCTTCTTGAGGTGCCGTACCAATTACACCAATCATCGGATTAATTGGGATTTGTAGTTCATTAGAAAACACCACATGCTGATTACGAATCGGAACAAGCTTTACTCTATTTTCTTTTATTTCATTGCCCATTACGCCTAAATTCGGTCCAGTTGTTAATACTCCTTGCTCTGCGATTTTAATTTTTTCAATCGTTATCACTAATATATCACCAGTTTCTGCACCTTCAATATAAACAGGTCCAGTAGCTGGATTAATCCGATTCCAATCTAACTCTTTAAATGCGACATCCTCAGAATGAATTTGATTTTCAAAACAGTCGTATGTTTCGAATACTAGTTTACTTCCAATTTCCACTTGTAAGCACGGCCTATTTTGTGGTGACATTGCGTAAATGATATGTTCTTTACTAATACGATACATATGATCTCTCCCTTTTCATTTTTGGTTTTTTATAAACAATTGGCGCTTCTTTAAACGGTCTCCTCTTTTCAAATAGAAGTTAGTTTTAAATAAAAAAGCACTTAGCGAATTTTCAAACATACTCTTTACTATAACAGCTCAAGAAAGGCGGTATGATTATGCCCCTTATTCCTTACACTGAAAGTGATGTTGATTTACTAGCACGCTTAATACGTGCTGAAGCTGAAGGTGAAGGCCGACAAGGAGAACAGCTTGTTGGCTGTGTTGTCGTAAACCGTGTATTTTGTGATTGCTTAGATTTCAAACAAATCCGCACTGTAAGTGATGCAGTATATCAAAGCCCAGGTGGATTTGAAGCAGTACAGTACGGTTATTTTTATCAACGCGCTCGTGATTCAGAAAAAGAAATCGCTAGACGTGTTTTGCAAGGTGAATGGCGTTGGCCAGCCAGATGGGCTCTTTGGTATTTCCGTCCAGTTGGAGCTTGCCCACCAGAGTGGTATAACCAACCGTTTGTAGGACAATTTAAAAGCCATTGTTTTTATGAGCCAACTGGCGATGAATGTCCAAAAATGTATTCACGGTAACACATTTTTTAATATAATTATATTTTAAGTAACGCAAGTACTCATAAAAGTACTTGCGTTACTTTTATACCTCATTATTAAAATCTAATAATGAGGTGATTTTTTCAACACCTACTACATGTATAAGTAATGGCATTCGCGGCCCATGTGTTGTATCGATAACTAACCTGTATATGATGCTAAAGAGTGTTTTTTGGTTTTCTCTCATTATCTTTTTGTTTTCATCACGACAAATCGCATACATTTGTTCCATTACGTTTGATTGATCATAATTGGAACGAAGTATTTCACAAACTTCAGCTAACCATTTTTTCTCTATATCCTTTAATGTTTTATAAATCTCCCAGTTTTTCTCTTTATTTACTTTAATAACCTTTTTAGGTTGCGAGTTTCGAATCCAATATTCTACACGATTACTGATTTCTAGCATATCCATTAATGGATAATCTCTATCCATGTTCGCTAATAAATCGTGTAAAATATGAGAACTGAAGTTCACTAACGGTAAGACCCCTGCTACCTGATTAAACTTTGGTAACACCTTA
The DNA window shown above is from Bacillus clarus and carries:
- a CDS encoding response regulator transcription factor, coding for MVKIMIVEDDVKIAELLSAYVAKYGYQGIIVSDFQNVLDTFIQEKPELVLLDINLPSFDGYYWCRQIRAVSTCPILFISAREGTMDQVMALENGGDDFIPKPFHYEVVMAKIRSQLRRAYGDYSPKLEERMIEQKGLCLYPERLVLKLRNQEIDVTRNEAILLEMLMKNYPRVVSREVLLNKLWDSESYVDDNTLSVNTTRARKKLQTLLIEGAIETVRSVGYRLHITWGNGTEKC
- a CDS encoding DUF418 domain-containing protein encodes the protein MLTFNERIRLLDVLRGFAILGTLGTNIWIFAHLGDASYIFTFNNANWWSSFDDFVRIFILFLVNGKLLGLLTIMFGVGLELKYQQSLRKRNTWPGMYLWTSFILVVEGFVHFALVMEYDILMSYGITAIIVSFIIKHGNTAIHRTMKIIGFIHAFAMLSILVIFMYFHLIGNNISLGNMQEVTALYSNGTWFEQIQYRLTNFIANRMEAIIIIPMNIFLFLLGIRLTRIGAFSPSETGKQIRTKMLKNGIMIGIPLNLLVFIPGGIFDLPVRYLFAPFLSVLYIALIAKLMENFVDFWLWNHIEKVGKMSLSCYVLQNIVTSILFYGWGFGLGGNTDSISIVFVWICICIFEVYFATFWLKKFKLGPMESARKYTSNLINKT
- a CDS encoding sensor histidine kinase → MLKKLYPHDQIEKYLLLDVIFLVFLFYNMLRAETSISLYWKLFFLTLILISFYLKLWFKDWRLLTSSLFSCALFTILAISIDIWLLSYGFIIGNLLGRAHSKIYIAIGTIGIIIMFLLVSYQIYGHSFTILKTSFLPIIILQITQPLIIHIREKSKLLQKALNTANSQIERYIQEEERNRIARDLHDTLGQTLTMIKLKSELSIRLIEKDTPQAKRELNDILDTSRYALKQVRELVTDMKYISLKDELEHINQLLYTSSIQLVIKGNADHLTLSNIAETMVALSIREAITNVLRHSKATRCTINIKKDADFYTLTINDDGIGFQQHSYGFGIQSITERMKILQGTVQIHTQKNNGTTITLKFPIPLEQTK
- a CDS encoding response regulator transcription factor — its product is MIKVLIAEDQKMLRGALVSLLKLEKDMKIVADVSNGKDAWDIIIKEKPDVCLLDIEIPDMTGLEIAKKLRHLNHPCKIIIVTTFARPGYLQKAIDIKVDAYLLKDEPIDILIHAIRKVMTGEHIISTSLASTLFSTENNPLTEREREILRMVNDGNSTKKIGQSLFLTNGTVRNYLSSAIQKLEADSRFQAIQIAIKKGWL
- a CDS encoding acetamidase/formamidase family protein, whose translation is MYRISKEHIIYAMSPQNRPCLQVEIGSKLVFETYDCFENQIHSEDVAFKELDWNRINPATGPVYIEGAETGDILVITIEKIKIAEQGVLTTGPNLGVMGNEIKENRVKLVPIRNQHVVFSNELQIPINPMIGVIGTAPQEGSISCGTPHDHGGNMDCKEMKEGTTLLLPVNVPGALLALGDLHAAMGDGEIGVSGVEVAGEVTVTVNVIKEKQWPLPMAIQKERIITIASEELLDDAANRAVSNMVSFLNEELKLSKADATLLLSAAGNLRVCQVVDPLKTARMELGIEYVSQLGFSLCAYINK
- a CDS encoding cell wall hydrolase yields the protein MPLIPYTESDVDLLARLIRAEAEGEGRQGEQLVGCVVVNRVFCDCLDFKQIRTVSDAVYQSPGGFEAVQYGYFYQRARDSEKEIARRVLQGEWRWPARWALWYFRPVGACPPEWYNQPFVGQFKSHCFYEPTGDECPKMYSR